A single window of Pseudoduganella plicata DNA harbors:
- a CDS encoding putative bifunctional diguanylate cyclase/phosphodiesterase encodes MYYAGKEDRGFATDNSAASGKNRNAFRAFLDAIARLFSPRGASYKDSYFLYAFSQRYRNNSYDLSRAYDGAQSYTMNMRPNESDEANRLEALHAYDILDSAPEDGFDQLVMLGATLCGTSMAVLCFVDSEREWRKAVFGTAVIEVPRAESICARMIDAREALVVSDFHSARIFDKAPIGWRFFAGAPIVTAEGFILGTLCVMDEKPHTMVAAQMDGLKALAQQAMARLELRRYQRQGPELQRDRFCQLADSMPHIVWSADRDGTIDFANHSIVEYAGLRYASDIGKLWSELLHPDDFSRTLEAWEQSVQTGEIFSAEYRLRRGSDNAYRWHIAKGIPVRDDQGNITKWYGTTTDIHDMKLAHEEIGRLAFFDTLTGLPNRQLLMDRLAHTVTLHDRIGRTGAVLLLDLDHFKNINDTIGHDNGDLLLVLVAKRLLASVADRHTVARLGGDEFVIILEDIGTCDETAAQAATKLARNILDALNASFNLDGYERHITPSIGIAFFGSPAQSITELLKRADLAMYQAKAAGRNTMRFFDPAIQEAALVRASLEAELRQGLARQEFVLFYQPQMNSAGNVIGLEALVRWNNPHRGMVSPADFILLAEDTGLILPLGRWVLEEACRMLVFLTANSSTRHLSVAVNVSALQFRQPDFVAVVLDVLHSSGAHPGRLKIELTESLLLEDIEGAIQKINELKKHGVRFSLDDFGTGYSSLTYLKRLPFNQIKIDQSFVHNILNDPRDLAIANTIIALGQTLHVAVIAEGVETSTQRDLLAQCGCTLFQGYFFSRPLPEAQLQDFLRRHLAA; translated from the coding sequence GTGTACTACGCAGGTAAAGAGGATAGGGGATTTGCAACGGACAATAGCGCGGCTTCTGGCAAGAACAGAAACGCATTTCGTGCATTCCTGGATGCAATCGCGCGCCTTTTTTCTCCACGCGGCGCATCATATAAGGATTCCTATTTTCTTTACGCCTTCTCGCAAAGGTATCGCAATAATAGTTACGACCTGTCCCGCGCTTACGACGGCGCCCAGAGCTACACAATGAACATGCGCCCCAACGAATCAGATGAAGCCAACCGCCTAGAGGCACTGCATGCATACGACATCCTGGATTCCGCGCCGGAGGATGGCTTTGACCAACTGGTGATGCTTGGTGCCACGCTGTGTGGTACTTCCATGGCTGTCCTCTGCTTTGTCGACAGCGAACGGGAATGGCGCAAAGCGGTCTTCGGCACCGCCGTGATCGAAGTCCCGCGCGCCGAGTCAATTTGTGCGAGGATGATCGACGCCCGGGAGGCGCTGGTCGTTTCAGATTTCCATTCGGCCAGAATATTTGATAAAGCGCCGATCGGTTGGCGTTTCTTTGCTGGTGCCCCCATAGTGACTGCGGAGGGCTTCATATTGGGCACACTATGCGTAATGGATGAGAAGCCACACACGATGGTGGCCGCACAGATGGACGGCTTGAAAGCTTTGGCACAACAAGCGATGGCTCGACTGGAGCTACGCCGCTATCAACGCCAGGGTCCGGAACTGCAGCGTGATCGATTTTGTCAGCTGGCCGATTCGATGCCGCACATCGTCTGGTCCGCCGACAGAGACGGTACAATCGATTTCGCCAATCACTCGATTGTAGAGTATGCCGGCCTGCGCTACGCAAGCGATATCGGCAAACTGTGGAGTGAACTGCTGCATCCGGATGATTTTTCGCGAACACTGGAAGCCTGGGAGCAATCAGTACAGACCGGCGAGATTTTCTCCGCTGAATATCGTCTGCGCCGGGGTTCGGATAATGCCTATCGCTGGCACATCGCCAAAGGCATACCGGTGCGCGATGATCAAGGCAATATCACGAAGTGGTATGGCACCACGACCGATATCCACGACATGAAGCTGGCACATGAGGAAATCGGCAGGCTGGCGTTCTTTGACACGTTAACCGGGCTGCCTAATCGACAACTGCTCATGGATCGTCTGGCACACACGGTCACGCTGCATGACCGCATCGGCCGGACCGGTGCCGTACTACTGCTCGATCTTGACCACTTCAAGAATATCAACGACACGATCGGCCACGATAATGGCGACCTGTTGCTGGTTCTCGTTGCGAAACGCTTGCTTGCGAGTGTCGCGGATCGTCACACAGTGGCCCGTCTGGGCGGTGATGAATTCGTCATCATTCTCGAGGATATCGGCACATGCGACGAAACGGCAGCGCAAGCGGCAACGAAACTGGCCCGCAATATACTCGACGCGCTGAATGCCTCGTTCAATCTTGACGGATACGAACGCCACATAACGCCAAGTATCGGTATTGCCTTTTTTGGCAGCCCTGCACAGTCGATTACCGAACTACTCAAGCGCGCGGATCTTGCGATGTATCAGGCCAAGGCCGCGGGTCGCAATACCATGCGCTTTTTCGATCCAGCCATTCAGGAGGCAGCGCTGGTTCGAGCCTCACTGGAGGCGGAGCTGCGGCAGGGCCTGGCGCGCCAGGAGTTCGTGCTGTTTTACCAGCCCCAAATGAACAGCGCGGGCAACGTGATCGGTCTCGAGGCGCTGGTTCGTTGGAATAACCCGCACCGCGGCATGGTGTCACCGGCCGATTTCATTCTGCTGGCCGAGGATACCGGTCTGATACTGCCGTTAGGACGCTGGGTGTTGGAGGAAGCATGCAGGATGCTGGTATTTTTGACTGCCAATTCCAGTACAAGACACTTGTCGGTTGCGGTCAACGTCAGCGCACTGCAGTTTCGGCAGCCAGACTTCGTTGCAGTGGTGTTGGACGTATTGCACAGTTCGGGCGCCCATCCTGGTCGGCTAAAAATCGAGCTGACCGAATCTTTACTGTTGGAAGATATCGAAGGTGCGATCCAGAAAATCAACGAACTGAAGAAGCACGGCGTCAGGTTCTCGCTCGACGATTTTGGCACTGGCTACTCTTCACTCACGTACCTGAAGCGGCTGCCGTTCAATCAGATCAAGATTGACCAATCGTTCGTCCATAATATTCTGAACGACCCACGCGATCTCGCCATCGCGAACACGATCATTGCACTGGGGCAGACACTGCATGTGGCCGTGATCGCGGAAGGGGTGGAAACCTCCACGCAGCGTGACTTGCTTGCACAATGCGGGTGCACGCTGTTCCAGGGCTACTTCTTCAGCCGACCGCTGCCCGAGGCACAGCTGCAGGATTTCCTGCGACGGCACTTGGCTGCCTAG
- a CDS encoding CHASE domain-containing protein, translated as MLGKNIPTLLAAGTFALSIASTFAAWNIANQEAVRLGEAEFRFEVRQAIRRIEQRMTTYEGAARSAQAFLLGSVTVKREDFSLFVASLRLQEKFPGIQGIALVELVPPQRMADHVASMRRHGFTDYKITPAGERQVYSSITQIEPFTGLNLRALGFDMLSEPTRRAAMERARDTGLAAASGKVRLIQENGKDVQSGLVMYLPVYQRGMQTATVAQRRDSLIGWIGAPFRMNDLMAGLGGERSGDVTLSIYDGTAVSEEARSYSTQLTGLSRVSPPRFRTLQNISVAGRPWTLDIQSSQAFEQRLATDRPQLIAIIGSALSIMISLLVWLLASGRRRALSLATQMTHQLSESEFRWKYALEGAGDGVWDWHISTGEVIYSEQWKTMLGYQDKEIGNSFSEWERRLHPEDKAATDALVRSYLESTAGFLQAEFRMRCKDGSWKWIMTRATAVSRDANGKPLRIIGTHTDISRSKNDEWALREANAQLRDERHRVEVILEHSHDAFIAVLPNGRIRDWNAKAEQLFGWAADEAIGQDLATMIIPEQFRSRHNAGFTRFVETRKAAGNVVEVEALHRTGRWVSVELAFAGVPEGSDYVVTAFIRDISERKTAQLRDAERSEALEEARNALHHAQKLEAIGKLTGGVAHDFNNVLQVVTGNLALLQMHVRDNAGMQKRLDSMKGAVQRGAKLSSQLLAFARRQPLQPVAVNVERLLRNMEELLQRALGETVALTIFCEGELWNTQVDPGQFENLILNLAINARDAMPAGGELSISMKNVTLDENEARKLLGIVESDYIFISIADTGAGMSPEVLAQAFEPFFTTKPVGQGTGLGLSMAYGMVKQSSGHIEISSELGIGTTVMIYLPRTHQLANSAPPR; from the coding sequence TTGCTTGGGAAAAACATCCCCACTCTACTCGCCGCTGGGACTTTTGCTTTATCCATCGCCTCGACATTTGCCGCATGGAATATTGCGAATCAAGAAGCGGTGCGGCTCGGCGAGGCAGAATTCCGTTTTGAGGTTCGTCAAGCCATACGGCGCATTGAACAAAGGATGACGACCTACGAAGGGGCTGCACGAAGCGCGCAAGCCTTCTTGCTGGGTTCAGTGACGGTAAAACGGGAGGACTTTAGTCTTTTTGTTGCATCGCTTCGGTTGCAGGAAAAGTTTCCGGGAATTCAGGGCATCGCTCTTGTCGAACTCGTTCCTCCCCAACGGATGGCCGACCATGTGGCCTCGATGCGGCGTCATGGTTTCACTGACTATAAAATAACTCCCGCCGGCGAGCGGCAGGTCTATTCATCGATTACACAGATCGAGCCATTTACGGGCCTGAATTTGCGTGCACTCGGCTTCGATATGCTTTCGGAGCCGACCCGCCGCGCTGCAATGGAGCGAGCACGCGATACCGGGTTAGCTGCTGCTTCCGGGAAGGTAAGACTTATCCAAGAGAATGGTAAAGACGTGCAATCGGGGCTAGTCATGTATTTGCCTGTGTATCAGCGGGGCATGCAGACAGCCACTGTAGCCCAGCGCCGAGACAGTCTCATCGGATGGATCGGAGCGCCATTTCGTATGAACGATCTCATGGCAGGCCTTGGCGGCGAGCGATCAGGCGACGTCACGCTCTCTATCTACGACGGTACTGCCGTATCAGAAGAGGCCCGCTCGTATTCTACGCAATTAACAGGGCTATCCAGGGTTTCGCCGCCGCGATTTCGGACACTGCAAAATATTTCGGTCGCAGGCCGTCCGTGGACCCTCGACATCCAGTCGTCCCAAGCATTCGAACAACGTCTTGCCACGGACCGTCCCCAGCTTATTGCCATCATCGGCAGCGCACTCAGCATCATGATTTCCCTGCTGGTGTGGTTGCTGGCATCTGGGCGGCGCCGGGCGCTATCGTTGGCAACGCAAATGACACATCAGTTGAGCGAAAGCGAGTTTCGGTGGAAATATGCCCTTGAAGGCGCCGGCGATGGGGTATGGGACTGGCACATCAGCACTGGCGAAGTAATTTATTCAGAGCAGTGGAAGACCATGCTCGGATACCAAGACAAAGAGATCGGCAACAGCTTCTCAGAATGGGAGCGGCGGCTGCACCCCGAGGACAAGGCTGCCACCGACGCGCTCGTGCGAAGCTATCTGGAAAGTACGGCTGGTTTCCTGCAGGCCGAGTTCCGCATGCGCTGCAAGGACGGAAGCTGGAAATGGATTATGACTCGCGCCACCGCTGTTAGTCGGGATGCTAATGGTAAGCCACTACGCATCATCGGTACCCATACCGACATAAGCCGCTCAAAAAACGATGAGTGGGCTTTGCGCGAAGCTAATGCACAATTGCGAGACGAGCGGCACCGAGTCGAAGTGATACTGGAACATTCTCACGACGCTTTTATTGCTGTGCTTCCCAACGGACGGATTCGCGACTGGAACGCCAAGGCGGAGCAGTTATTTGGATGGGCCGCTGACGAAGCGATCGGTCAAGACTTGGCCACCATGATCATCCCAGAACAATTCCGGTCCCGGCACAACGCCGGCTTCACGCGCTTTGTCGAGACCCGCAAAGCGGCCGGGAATGTCGTGGAGGTTGAAGCGCTGCATCGTACAGGTCGTTGGGTTTCGGTTGAACTCGCATTTGCAGGCGTCCCAGAGGGTTCAGATTATGTCGTCACCGCGTTTATACGCGATATCAGCGAACGCAAAACTGCGCAGCTACGTGACGCAGAGCGCTCAGAAGCGCTGGAGGAGGCCCGAAACGCACTTCATCATGCCCAAAAGCTGGAAGCGATAGGTAAGCTCACCGGGGGAGTTGCACACGATTTCAATAACGTCCTGCAAGTCGTCACAGGAAATCTAGCGCTGTTACAGATGCATGTGCGGGATAACGCGGGGATGCAGAAGCGTCTCGACAGTATGAAAGGCGCAGTGCAACGAGGCGCCAAACTCTCCTCGCAACTCCTTGCCTTTGCACGTCGCCAGCCACTGCAGCCCGTTGCCGTCAATGTTGAGCGACTTCTGCGAAATATGGAGGAGTTGTTGCAGCGAGCTCTCGGGGAAACGGTGGCGCTAACTATCTTCTGCGAGGGGGAACTTTGGAACACGCAGGTTGACCCGGGACAATTCGAAAATCTAATCCTGAATTTGGCGATCAATGCTCGCGATGCCATGCCTGCTGGCGGAGAGCTGTCAATCAGTATGAAGAACGTGACCCTGGACGAAAATGAGGCCCGCAAGCTGCTCGGAATTGTAGAGAGCGACTACATTTTCATTTCCATAGCCGACACTGGAGCAGGCATGAGTCCTGAAGTCCTGGCGCAAGCGTTCGAGCCATTCTTTACCACTAAGCCGGTCGGCCAGGGAACGGGACTAGGGCTGAGCATGGCGTATGGCATGGTCAAGCAAAGCAGTGGCCATATCGAAATTTCAAGCGAACTTGGTATTGGAACGACAGTAATGATCTATTTGCCACGGACTCATCAGCTTGCGAACTCGGCTCCCCCCCGGTAG
- a CDS encoding aminoglycoside phosphotransferase family protein yields MSNLTLFDAYLRNWNAEPDGEPFATHSGHLLPVRLDGHPNGRPAMIKIARHVDERIGSQVMRWWDGDGAAHVYAYDEDDGVLLMERATGSAHLLNMALQGEDDAATRIVCRVISRLHAKRPSLPPGELLPLTRFFESLAPMARREGGLMAECSVVADELLGSQRERVVLHGDAHHSNILDFGERGWLAIDPKRVTGERYYDYVGVLCNPDLKTCIDPIRFAKQVDIVVDAARLERRRLLRWVMAHAALSAAWFLEDGERNEADNELAVARLARQALERAG; encoded by the coding sequence ATGTCCAATCTGACTCTATTTGATGCCTACCTCCGAAACTGGAACGCGGAACCAGACGGTGAGCCGTTCGCAACCCATTCCGGCCACCTGCTACCCGTCCGTCTCGATGGTCATCCGAACGGTCGTCCCGCGATGATCAAGATCGCGCGGCACGTCGACGAGCGGATCGGCAGCCAGGTGATGCGCTGGTGGGATGGCGATGGCGCGGCGCATGTCTATGCCTATGATGAGGACGATGGCGTGTTGCTGATGGAGCGTGCCACCGGCTCGGCTCACTTACTGAACATGGCTCTGCAAGGCGAAGACGACGCTGCCACGCGCATCGTCTGTCGCGTTATCAGTCGCTTGCATGCGAAGCGGCCATCGCTACCGCCCGGAGAATTGCTGCCGTTGACGCGTTTCTTTGAATCGTTGGCGCCAATGGCGCGGCGTGAGGGTGGCCTGATGGCCGAGTGTTCAGTAGTGGCAGATGAGCTACTGGGCTCGCAGCGCGAGCGCGTGGTGTTACACGGCGATGCGCATCACAGTAATATCCTCGATTTTGGCGAGCGCGGCTGGCTGGCAATCGATCCCAAGCGTGTAACCGGGGAGCGTTACTATGACTACGTCGGCGTGCTTTGCAACCCCGATTTGAAGACTTGCATTGACCCGATACGTTTTGCAAAGCAAGTTGACATCGTCGTCGACGCTGCGAGGCTAGAGCGCCGACGGCTGTTACGGTGGGTGATGGCCCATGCCGCATTGTCGGCGGCCTGGTTTCTGGAGGACGGAGAGCGCAATGAGGCCGACAACGAGTTGGCTGTTGCTCGCTTAGCCCGGCAGGCGCTGGAACGCGCTGGATGA